Proteins found in one Bartonella krasnovii genomic segment:
- the pssA gene encoding CDP-diacylglycerol--serine O-phosphatidyltransferase produces MKNFSPFSSFNPEGQHDDTANRRRSPTSMRYVIPNIITILAICAGMSSIRLAFENRYEAAILMVLLAAVLDGADGRIARLIDGSSSFGAQMDSLADIVNFGVTPALIVYSFILNQAHHIGWVAALVYCVACCLRLARFNVMLDNTDVPQWQKSYFVGVPAPAGALLLLLPTYLGTLGLVPNWGWALFFSLYTVIIAFLLISRLPVWNAKTIDQNLRRDIVIPCMLVIVIYVGFLATYTWKTLLITAISYMIFLPCSFIAYNKRAALEEKKADTKKTIQES; encoded by the coding sequence ATGAAAAATTTTTCGCCATTTTCTTCATTCAATCCTGAGGGGCAGCATGATGATACTGCAAATCGGCGACGTTCACCTACATCAATGCGCTATGTTATTCCCAATATCATTACTATTTTGGCAATTTGCGCCGGGATGAGCAGTATTCGCTTGGCTTTTGAGAATCGCTATGAAGCTGCTATTTTAATGGTACTTTTGGCTGCAGTTTTAGATGGTGCTGATGGTCGCATTGCGCGTTTAATAGATGGTAGTTCATCTTTCGGGGCACAGATGGACTCTCTTGCTGATATTGTCAATTTTGGTGTTACCCCTGCACTTATTGTTTATTCCTTTATTTTGAATCAAGCACACCACATTGGTTGGGTTGCAGCTCTTGTTTATTGTGTTGCTTGTTGTTTACGATTAGCGCGTTTTAATGTGATGTTGGATAATACTGATGTCCCACAATGGCAGAAAAGTTATTTTGTTGGTGTTCCTGCACCTGCAGGAGCTTTACTCCTTTTATTGCCTACCTATTTAGGTACTCTTGGTTTGGTCCCCAATTGGGGGTGGGCATTATTTTTTAGTCTTTATACAGTCATTATTGCTTTTCTTTTGATTAGTCGTTTACCAGTGTGGAATGCAAAGACAATAGATCAAAACTTGAGGCGTGATATCGTTATACCTTGCATGTTAGTCATCGTTATTTATGTCGGTTTTCTTGCAACCTACACATGGAAAACTTTATTGATTACAGCTATTAGCTATATGATTTTTCTTCCCTGTAGTTTTATTGCTTATAATAAACGGGCTGCTTTAGAAGAAAAAAAGGCTGATACTAAAAAAACTATTCAAGAATCATAA
- a CDS encoding SDR family NAD(P)-dependent oxidoreductase — MTKRDFSLHGRVALVTGASRGIGYYLALELAARGAHIIALARTVSGLTELDNQIQEKGALATLVPLDLHHMENIEALALSIANRWKKLDIVVANAGILGTLSPIAHIENTIFEDVFQINLFSQWRLIKAVEPLLRESDAGRAILLSSSVAHVARPFWGAYAASKAALEMIARCWAEELKQTPIKINCVNPGATRTAMRAEAMPGEDPQTLPSPQEVAKKIVHLLSPNLKETGKLFNVRENRFVDYYAPH; from the coding sequence CATCAAGAGGGATTGGCTATTATTTGGCACTCGAGCTTGCTGCACGCGGTGCTCATATTATTGCTCTTGCACGAACAGTCAGCGGACTGACTGAATTGGACAATCAAATCCAAGAAAAAGGAGCTCTTGCTACCCTCGTTCCGCTCGATTTACATCATATGGAAAATATCGAGGCTCTGGCACTCTCAATTGCCAATCGCTGGAAAAAACTGGATATTGTCGTTGCAAATGCAGGAATCCTTGGAACACTCTCACCAATAGCGCATATAGAAAACACGATCTTTGAAGATGTCTTTCAAATAAATCTTTTTAGCCAATGGCGCTTAATAAAAGCCGTTGAGCCTTTATTACGTGAATCTGATGCTGGACGTGCTATCCTGTTATCCTCAAGCGTTGCGCATGTTGCACGCCCGTTCTGGGGGGCTTATGCAGCCTCTAAAGCAGCTTTAGAAATGATTGCCCGCTGTTGGGCAGAAGAACTCAAACAAACCCCTATCAAGATTAATTGTGTTAACCCTGGAGCCACACGCACTGCCATGCGCGCTGAAGCTATGCCTGGCGAAGATCCTCAAACGCTCCCCTCACCACAAGAGGTTGCAAAAAAAATAGTCCATTTGCTATCACCTAATTTAAAGGAAACTGGAAAACTCTTTAATGTCCGTGAAAATCGGTTTGTGGATTATTATGCTCCTCATTGA